In Desulforamulus hydrothermalis Lam5 = DSM 18033, a genomic segment contains:
- a CDS encoding FIST C-terminal domain-containing protein: MLAKAVYFKPTDFYDWFAFFNNLQGEGTCGIFLMVAEHTPFDYEMLRPLFNEAGVPVFGGIFPGVIYEDNWYTEGVVGCSIEQPIFLDVVSALPDFKGFACQAAAAAGSLLVLLDGRADGITDFLDHIFETAGSRWGIMGGGAGSLAKRHRHVLFTQEANISGGAIMVRTNSLMGVGVAHGWQPMFGPLVANCAIGKEVKELNWQKAFSGYRQFIWEAAGVHIDKENFFQVAKNYPLGMVKLDGRVIVRDAIGVTEDDALVMVGEIPANSIVVLLHGEPGRLIEAAAEAAQLACTRYQQLAPNNGRHVLLMDCISRALFLGDDFKREIVSIKQNLPSGMPLIGVLSLGEIASNGVSYLDFYNKSTVVGVLS; encoded by the coding sequence ATGTTGGCAAAAGCGGTTTATTTTAAACCCACTGATTTTTATGACTGGTTTGCTTTTTTTAATAATTTGCAGGGAGAGGGAACCTGCGGCATTTTTTTAATGGTGGCTGAGCATACGCCCTTTGATTACGAAATGCTGCGTCCCTTGTTTAATGAGGCCGGGGTTCCGGTGTTTGGCGGCATTTTTCCCGGGGTCATTTACGAAGATAACTGGTATACCGAAGGTGTGGTCGGCTGCAGCATAGAGCAGCCCATTTTCTTAGATGTGGTTAGCGCGCTGCCTGATTTTAAGGGATTTGCTTGCCAGGCAGCGGCAGCGGCGGGTTCGCTGCTTGTTTTGCTGGATGGGCGGGCCGACGGAATTACAGATTTTTTAGATCATATTTTTGAAACAGCCGGCAGCCGGTGGGGGATCATGGGGGGAGGTGCCGGGAGCTTGGCCAAGCGGCACCGGCATGTACTGTTCACCCAGGAAGCAAATATAAGCGGCGGGGCTATTATGGTCAGGACAAACAGTTTAATGGGAGTAGGCGTAGCCCACGGCTGGCAGCCGATGTTTGGCCCCCTGGTTGCCAATTGCGCCATTGGCAAAGAAGTAAAGGAACTTAATTGGCAAAAGGCTTTTTCCGGTTACCGTCAATTTATTTGGGAAGCGGCAGGCGTTCATATAGATAAAGAAAATTTTTTCCAGGTTGCTAAAAACTATCCTTTAGGTATGGTGAAGCTGGATGGCAGAGTTATTGTCCGGGATGCCATCGGGGTAACGGAAGATGATGCACTGGTTATGGTGGGGGAAATTCCTGCCAATTCCATTGTCGTACTATTGCACGGCGAGCCGGGTCGGTTGATTGAGGCTGCGGCGGAGGCTGCCCAACTGGCTTGTACAAGGTATCAGCAACTGGCGCCAAATAATGGCCGGCATGTCCTGTTGATGGATTGTATTTCCAGGGCGCTTTTTTTGGGTGATGACTTTAAGCGAGAGATAGTGTCAATTAAACAAAATTTACCTAGCGGCATGCCGCTGATCGGAGTTTTGAGTTTGGGCGAAATAGCTTCCAACGGTGTCAGTTACCTTGATTTTTATAACAAATCAACAGTGGTGGGAGTTCTGTCATAA
- a CDS encoding sensor domain-containing protein — protein MNKQIISMTKKLSLSYEIALSLGGSLELQDMLKNFLAAVVRKGEVYRGVVWLWQENEPVMVSAVGSYARCLDDKVLAGQLKDCLHEVLQAGSFLLKTEADQDFRRYCVPFSGNEKEVLLVPVGNRTVIQLFFAVQGAAEQGLVDILEGLLPQLANAIAACQNHKKLLALEKLEKHSLQTKYFDLMNNLDVGIFICDESGCFLDANPAFLRLLELPSVAELQNKSVAHFCKICADPLKSLMQQGGCLKNREVLVTTAAGNTFWANLTAVIRPLQDGQYILGILDNIDERKKAEERLHFLATHDVLTQVPNRYSLEETVRLAVAKAQAGASYALLLIDIDNFKLVNDTMGHTAGDELLIKFTSLLRSNIRQEDFLARFGGDEFVILIEGVTQNEVMDMAERIRNAVYQTEVEVGSVKLNLSVSIGVVLIDGTLEYQKILSQADIALYKAKEEGRNRIAYINCHQDASREFLKINHNINTIKQALRSDRLVLYYQPVVSLNMGEIIHYEALVRLLDENNEVIPPGRFIPVAERFGMMAEIDRRVVQAALKKLAQVPQIKIFVNLSAVSLFHKDLLHSIEADILSSGIEPGRLGFEITETSAMKDLAVTERWLSKFKKIGCSFALDDFGTGFSSFSYLLNFSVDYIKIDGSFVKNMDHNAAHFTLVDAMNKVAHAFGKKTIAECVENERIANILRDINVDGGQGYYFGKPEANL, from the coding sequence ATGAACAAACAAATTATCAGCATGACCAAGAAACTGTCTTTGTCCTATGAGATAGCTTTGTCACTTGGCGGCAGTTTAGAACTGCAGGATATGTTGAAAAATTTTTTGGCCGCAGTGGTCAGAAAAGGGGAAGTATACCGGGGTGTCGTCTGGTTGTGGCAGGAAAATGAACCGGTGATGGTAAGTGCGGTTGGTTCCTATGCCCGCTGCCTGGATGACAAGGTATTGGCAGGCCAATTAAAGGATTGTTTACACGAAGTTTTGCAAGCAGGCAGTTTTTTGTTAAAAACAGAAGCTGATCAAGATTTCCGGCGCTACTGTGTACCATTTTCCGGCAATGAAAAAGAAGTCCTGCTGGTACCCGTCGGCAACAGGACAGTTATACAATTGTTTTTTGCTGTTCAGGGGGCTGCTGAGCAAGGGTTGGTCGATATTCTGGAAGGGTTGCTGCCCCAGCTGGCCAATGCCATTGCTGCTTGCCAGAATCATAAAAAATTACTGGCTTTAGAGAAGTTGGAAAAACACAGCTTGCAGACCAAGTATTTTGACTTAATGAACAATCTTGATGTGGGCATTTTTATTTGTGATGAGTCGGGCTGTTTTTTAGATGCTAACCCGGCTTTTCTCAGATTATTGGAGCTACCGTCAGTGGCTGAGCTGCAAAATAAATCCGTGGCCCATTTTTGTAAAATTTGCGCCGATCCGCTAAAATCTCTGATGCAACAAGGGGGTTGTCTTAAAAACCGGGAAGTGCTTGTTACAACGGCCGCCGGGAATACTTTTTGGGCCAATTTAACCGCCGTTATCCGCCCCCTGCAGGACGGTCAATATATTTTGGGTATCCTGGATAATATTGATGAGCGCAAAAAAGCAGAGGAAAGACTGCATTTTCTTGCCACCCACGATGTTCTGACTCAGGTACCAAACCGATATTCTTTGGAGGAAACTGTCCGGCTGGCGGTGGCAAAAGCTCAAGCCGGCGCAAGCTATGCATTGCTGTTGATTGATATTGATAATTTTAAACTGGTTAACGATACCATGGGGCATACTGCCGGGGATGAATTATTAATTAAATTTACAAGTTTGTTAAGGAGTAATATTCGTCAAGAAGATTTTTTGGCCCGCTTTGGCGGTGATGAATTTGTTATTCTTATCGAAGGAGTAACCCAAAATGAAGTAATGGATATGGCTGAGAGAATCAGAAATGCGGTTTACCAGACTGAAGTGGAAGTCGGCTCAGTCAAGCTAAACCTGTCTGTCAGCATCGGCGTTGTTTTAATTGACGGCACATTAGAGTACCAGAAAATCCTGTCACAAGCAGATATAGCTCTTTATAAGGCAAAGGAAGAGGGGCGCAACAGGATAGCTTATATAAATTGCCATCAGGATGCTTCCCGGGAGTTTCTTAAGATTAATCATAATATTAATACCATTAAACAAGCCCTGCGGAGTGACCGCTTGGTTTTATACTATCAGCCTGTTGTATCCCTTAATATGGGCGAAATTATTCATTATGAAGCGCTGGTGCGGTTGCTGGATGAAAACAACGAAGTTATACCGCCCGGCCGGTTTATACCGGTAGCGGAACGTTTTGGCATGATGGCAGAGATTGACCGCCGGGTTGTGCAAGCCGCTTTAAAAAAATTAGCCCAGGTTCCTCAAATTAAGATTTTTGTTAATTTATCTGCTGTCAGTCTGTTCCATAAAGACCTGCTGCACAGCATTGAGGCGGACATCCTAAGCAGCGGCATTGAACCAGGCAGGCTGGGCTTCGAGATAACTGAAACCTCTGCCATGAAGGACCTGGCTGTAACTGAGAGATGGCTCAGCAAATTTAAAAAGATTGGATGCTCTTTTGCTTTGGATGATTTTGGCACAGGATTTTCTTCCTTTTCTTACTTGTTAAATTTTTCGGTGGATTACATCAAGATTGACGGTTCCTTTGTAAAAAACATGGATCATAATGCTGCTCATTTCACTCTTGTTGATGCTATGAATAAAGTTGCCCATGCCTTTGGTAAAAAAACCATTGCCGAGTGTGTGGAAAATGAGCGGATTGCCAATATCCTGCGGGATATCAATGTTGACGGCGGCCAGGGTTATTACTTCGGCAAGCCCGAGGCAAACCTGTGA
- a CDS encoding gamma-glutamylcyclotransferase family protein yields the protein MYLNNLFVFGTLLPGLANYKRFLEPYNPQVFPARTKGVMYYLPQDGYPVVLDGEQEIKGVMFVSREMPIILPQIDEIHKFTGIDSQSYLMREIRDVELLDGGQVVKAHMYLWPRSRAQWLQENGVIIPDGDWAAFLAKKQS from the coding sequence ATGTATTTAAACAACTTATTTGTATTTGGCACTTTGCTGCCGGGTTTGGCTAACTATAAGCGTTTTCTGGAACCCTATAACCCCCAGGTTTTTCCCGCCCGTACCAAAGGGGTGATGTATTACTTGCCCCAAGACGGTTATCCGGTGGTGCTGGACGGGGAGCAAGAAATCAAGGGAGTTATGTTTGTAAGCCGTGAAATGCCCATCATTCTGCCCCAGATTGATGAAATACATAAATTTACCGGCATCGACAGCCAAAGTTACCTGATGCGTGAAATCAGGGACGTGGAGTTGCTTGACGGCGGCCAAGTTGTCAAAGCGCATATGTACCTGTGGCCTCGGAGCAGGGCTCAGTGGCTGCAGGAAAACGGCGTTATTATACCGGACGGTGATTGGGCCGCTTTTCTTGCCAAAAAACAAAGTTAA
- a CDS encoding sporulation protein, producing MFKKLMASLGVGAARVNLVLDYEQCRIGEQLTGKVMVEGGSVDQAVHTLDVDIIMKFTFKGKEVSRRVDTIQVARDFCIKARESRAIPFGHTIPFNYPVTKGSVSYSLVTRMDIAQAVDAEDADKLVVLPSREMSLVLNSLEAMGFKDKVGSGKIDKLGQQFAFYPSTLFSEQLQELQLYFYVENNGLKIYWQFKLSGGYMRSGLEHYAELTLPAELLAGSLQQEMVDHLKKFLEHELHRISVQGPRIAPSYQNVPQHLLGAGRSGFMGGLLAGMLGGALLGNLLDDEEAEAMGEAEAADGFAFDLDGFLDFGDDEF from the coding sequence ATGTTTAAAAAACTGATGGCCAGCCTGGGAGTGGGAGCCGCCAGGGTTAACCTGGTGCTGGATTATGAGCAATGCCGGATTGGTGAACAACTTACAGGTAAGGTTATGGTTGAAGGAGGAAGTGTTGACCAGGCGGTTCATACTTTAGACGTTGACATTATTATGAAGTTTACCTTTAAAGGTAAGGAAGTCAGCCGGCGGGTGGATACTATTCAGGTAGCCCGGGATTTTTGCATTAAAGCCAGGGAGTCCAGGGCAATCCCCTTCGGGCATACCATACCGTTTAATTACCCGGTAACCAAAGGTTCTGTATCATATTCACTGGTTACCAGGATGGACATTGCCCAAGCGGTGGATGCCGAAGACGCAGATAAACTGGTGGTACTGCCAAGCCGGGAAATGTCTTTGGTATTAAACAGCCTGGAAGCCATGGGATTTAAGGATAAAGTCGGTTCAGGCAAAATTGATAAATTGGGGCAACAGTTTGCATTTTACCCCTCAACCCTGTTCAGCGAACAACTGCAGGAGTTGCAACTGTATTTTTACGTGGAAAATAACGGTTTAAAAATATATTGGCAGTTTAAGTTAAGCGGCGGTTATATGAGAAGCGGTCTGGAGCATTACGCTGAATTAACTTTGCCGGCGGAACTGCTTGCCGGCAGTCTGCAGCAGGAAATGGTTGATCATCTGAAAAAATTCCTGGAACATGAATTGCACCGGATATCCGTTCAAGGTCCGCGCATTGCTCCCAGTTATCAGAATGTACCACAGCACCTGCTGGGCGCCGGCCGGAGCGGCTTTATGGGAGGCTTGCTGGCAGGTATGTTGGGCGGTGCTTTGCTGGGTAACCTGCTGGATGATGAGGAAGCGGAAGCGATGGGTGAAGCAGAAGCGGCTGACGGGTTTGCTTTTGATTTAGACGGTTTTCTGGATTTCGGCGATGATGAGTTTTAA
- a CDS encoding macro domain-containing protein, giving the protein MKKTLSGITVDCVKGNIAAQKGYDAVVNAANAWLRPGGGVAGCIHMAAGPGLVEECRPLAPIKPGQAVITGAHNLPNRYVIHCLGPVYGRDEPADRLLAECYRNALRLAEQYQVASVACPVISTGAFGYPFREAVQVILSALKEMIPQLNTVKRITFVVRSDEKYKILKQALDNFY; this is encoded by the coding sequence TTGAAAAAGACATTGTCCGGCATTACCGTGGACTGTGTGAAAGGCAATATTGCCGCCCAGAAGGGATATGATGCGGTGGTAAATGCAGCCAATGCCTGGTTAAGGCCGGGCGGCGGGGTAGCCGGTTGCATTCATATGGCGGCCGGTCCGGGTCTGGTGGAAGAATGCCGTCCCCTGGCTCCCATTAAGCCCGGACAGGCGGTAATAACCGGCGCTCACAACCTTCCCAACCGCTATGTCATCCATTGCCTGGGACCGGTATATGGCAGGGATGAACCGGCAGACCGCCTGCTGGCCGAATGTTACCGCAACGCCTTGAGATTGGCTGAGCAGTACCAGGTGGCTTCTGTTGCCTGTCCGGTGATCTCTACCGGCGCTTTTGGCTATCCCTTTCGTGAAGCTGTTCAAGTAATCTTATCTGCGCTGAAGGAAATGATACCGCAATTAAATACTGTTAAAAGAATCACCTTTGTGGTAAGAAGTGATGAAAAATATAAGATACTTAAACAGGCACTGGATAATTTTTATTAA
- a CDS encoding zinc metalloprotease HtpX, protein MNTLKVWLLMGTLSVLLVLMGNAIGGQSGAMLFFLMAMAMNFFGYFYSDTLAIKMTGSYPVSEAEAPQLYAMVRRLSQRAGLPMPRIYIQPSPQPNAFATGRNPSHAAVAVTEGLLRLLDHDELEGVLAHELAHIKNRDVLVGTIAAALAGAISMIANLLQWGAILGMGRNSDEEEGGSMLGGLIMAMVAPIIAMIVQLAISRSREYMADATGAQIAGSPQGLANALLKLESAAHRIPMQVSPATSHLFIVNPLSGAAVARLFSTHPPIQDRVEKLSRLKV, encoded by the coding sequence ATGAACACATTAAAAGTTTGGCTTTTAATGGGAACACTATCTGTTTTGCTGGTATTAATGGGCAATGCCATTGGCGGCCAAAGCGGCGCTATGCTGTTTTTTCTGATGGCCATGGCCATGAACTTTTTCGGCTATTTCTACAGCGATACCCTGGCCATTAAAATGACCGGTTCTTACCCGGTATCCGAGGCGGAAGCACCGCAGCTTTATGCCATGGTGCGGCGCTTGTCCCAGCGGGCCGGGTTGCCCATGCCCAGAATTTACATCCAGCCTTCGCCGCAACCCAATGCTTTTGCCACCGGCCGTAATCCTTCACATGCTGCAGTGGCGGTTACCGAGGGGCTTTTGCGGTTATTAGATCACGACGAACTGGAAGGTGTGTTGGCCCACGAGTTAGCTCACATTAAAAACCGCGACGTGCTGGTGGGAACCATTGCCGCTGCCTTGGCCGGAGCCATCAGCATGATTGCCAACCTTTTGCAGTGGGGAGCCATTTTGGGAATGGGTCGCAACAGTGATGAAGAAGAAGGCGGCAGCATGCTGGGCGGCCTGATCATGGCTATGGTGGCCCCCATTATCGCTATGATTGTTCAACTGGCCATCTCCCGTTCGCGGGAATATATGGCAGATGCCACCGGTGCCCAAATTGCCGGTTCGCCACAGGGTTTAGCCAACGCCCTGTTAAAATTAGAATCGGCGGCTCACCGTATTCCCATGCAGGTTAGCCCGGCCACTTCCCACCTCTTTATCGTTAATCCTTTATCCGGTGCGGCTGTGGCCAGGCTGTTCAGCACTCACCCGCCCATTCAGGACAGGGTGGAAAAACTTAGCAGGTTAAAAGTGTAA
- a CDS encoding histidine kinase — translation MKLIKQISLYYKVNGIIIGILLLLSLAGWMIIKQAVVGLLGQQLEQRGQEVGNYIAALSANDILLENYYNLYELINKTRENARDLKYILITDYNGQVIAHSFAGGLPVGLKNLRNLHDKQAIRYESNEGFIREVLVPVEEGQVGYVRIGMSELGMQQLLQSITQKIMLGIIAVCCLAGLLATRLTSRLIHPIYKLAQAVRKIEQGNYRVKVESETKDEIGCLTAAFNKMASVLEQKERENTHLVSELKQKEAMRDYLIKRLITVQEDERRRISRELHDEASQSITSLLAYMKVLQIQITQKELGEIISKARSIVLGLLADVKRIAVELRPPILDDHGIVPAMERYINNFSQQYSLPVSFETTVANVVFNSQSALALYRILQEGLTNVAKHAAASEVQVVLSARQQGTVLVIYDNGGGAGGTNLATLRQRHHLGLYGMKERTELLGGKFSFCSVPGETILAVYLPHQGGYDEREDTGNAG, via the coding sequence ATGAAACTTATAAAACAAATAAGCCTTTATTATAAAGTAAACGGAATTATTATAGGTATTCTTTTGCTCTTAAGCCTGGCGGGCTGGATGATCATTAAACAGGCTGTGGTGGGACTGCTTGGACAGCAGCTGGAGCAGCGGGGCCAGGAGGTTGGCAACTATATAGCCGCTTTAAGCGCTAATGATATTTTGCTGGAGAATTACTATAATCTTTACGAGCTGATAAATAAAACCAGGGAAAACGCCCGGGATTTAAAATACATTTTAATTACCGATTACAACGGCCAAGTTATTGCTCATTCCTTTGCCGGCGGATTACCCGTAGGTCTGAAAAATTTGCGCAACTTGCATGATAAACAGGCAATCAGATATGAAAGTAATGAAGGATTTATCCGGGAAGTGCTGGTGCCTGTGGAAGAAGGACAAGTGGGTTATGTCAGGATAGGCATGTCCGAACTGGGGATGCAGCAATTGCTGCAAAGCATTACTCAAAAAATCATGCTGGGTATCATAGCTGTTTGCTGTTTGGCGGGACTGCTGGCCACCAGGCTTACCAGCCGGTTGATCCACCCAATTTACAAGCTGGCTCAGGCAGTGCGCAAGATTGAACAGGGCAACTACCGGGTTAAGGTGGAAAGCGAAACCAAGGACGAGATTGGCTGCTTGACCGCTGCTTTTAACAAAATGGCGTCCGTTTTGGAGCAAAAGGAGAGAGAAAACACGCACCTGGTAAGTGAGCTGAAGCAAAAGGAGGCCATGCGTGACTATTTAATTAAGCGACTGATTACCGTTCAGGAGGATGAAAGACGGCGCATTTCCCGGGAACTGCATGATGAGGCAAGTCAGTCCATCACCTCGCTGTTAGCATACATGAAGGTACTGCAAATTCAAATTACCCAAAAAGAATTGGGAGAGATAATTAGCAAAGCCAGGTCTATTGTGCTGGGCCTGTTGGCGGACGTTAAGCGAATTGCCGTTGAGCTGCGGCCGCCCATACTTGATGATCACGGCATTGTGCCGGCCATGGAAAGATATATAAATAACTTTTCACAGCAATACAGCCTGCCGGTAAGTTTTGAGACAACGGTGGCAAATGTTGTTTTTAACAGTCAATCGGCCTTGGCCCTCTACAGAATTTTGCAAGAGGGTTTAACCAATGTTGCCAAACATGCCGCAGCCAGTGAGGTACAGGTGGTTTTATCAGCCAGGCAGCAAGGCACAGTACTGGTTATTTATGATAACGGCGGCGGGGCCGGCGGGACAAACCTGGCCACCCTGCGGCAACGCCATCACCTGGGATTGTACGGCATGAAAGAACGAACCGAATTGTTAGGAGGGAAATTTTCCTTTTGTTCAGTACCCGGAGAAACCATACTGGCAGTTTATTTGCCGCACCAGGGGGGATACGATGAGCGAGAAGATACGGGTAATGCTGGCTGA
- a CDS encoding response regulator: MSEKIRVMLADDHPVLRAGVKFLLHTDPQFKVVAEAGDGEETIRLLEQVPVDVLIIDLAMPRMGGLQCIKEIKARGIPVRIVVFSMYGDEHYIKEVMQAGALAYVEKEAVDTELLAAVKTAFQGQLYLNRNKVQPLLRFLLSGQQQQQQDPFQLLSNREREVLRLIVKGYSLTEIGQLLSLSVKTVETYKARLMQKLGFSRKNQLIEYAFNHGLLDKTDL, encoded by the coding sequence ATGAGCGAGAAGATACGGGTAATGCTGGCTGATGACCATCCGGTTCTGCGAGCCGGGGTTAAGTTTTTACTGCACACCGACCCGCAATTTAAGGTAGTGGCGGAGGCCGGGGACGGTGAAGAAACCATCCGTCTTTTGGAACAAGTGCCGGTAGATGTTTTAATTATTGATTTGGCCATGCCCAGGATGGGTGGTTTGCAGTGCATTAAAGAAATTAAAGCCAGGGGTATCCCGGTGCGCATTGTGGTTTTTTCCATGTACGGTGACGAACACTACATTAAAGAAGTTATGCAGGCGGGTGCCCTGGCCTATGTGGAAAAAGAGGCTGTGGATACCGAACTGCTGGCGGCTGTGAAAACAGCTTTCCAGGGGCAGCTATATCTTAACCGTAATAAAGTGCAGCCCTTGCTTCGCTTTTTGCTGTCTGGTCAGCAGCAGCAGCAACAGGACCCCTTTCAGTTATTAAGTAACCGGGAGAGGGAGGTACTGAGATTAATTGTCAAAGGCTATTCCCTGACTGAGATCGGCCAACTGCTGTCCCTCAGCGTTAAGACGGTGGAAACATATAAAGCCAGGTTAATGCAGAAGCTTGGTTTTAGCCGGAAAAACCAGCTGATTGAGTATGCCTTTAACCACGGCTTGCTGGATAAAACTGACCTGTAA
- a CDS encoding sugar ABC transporter substrate-binding protein, giving the protein MKQPFGMGILITFVLLSCTLLTGCPGPEAQPKPEAGQNISIGVSLVSMEFDGNRSIKTFMQERSKKEKVQLVFTDAKNDPAQQEKDVDKLIKQKVKAIILQTADPLAGAQLADKIMQANIKVVGLETLPFNAPLDGYVASDHVRAGEMAGQFVLNQLNTQNQSGGQQQGGQGQSGSGGQQNSQSESNQQSAAPAKNKARVLILQGDPSDKPSQLIATAAQQVLQQSKQVAEIKVVEHPQGDAAMAQMTVLNALKSGTPDAILATNGPMAQAAVSVLRSEGLDNKVITVGVGADRQNSQALAAGQHDAEIDIMPEMLANFALAAALDLAEKGAWNNDSRVQNGNFDIPAKIVPVRLIDKNQVHLLEARWGKLKKQQQQQGQQDSQQASPGGQQSSSGQSSGSSGQEGQQEKKTKLKIVTQDGKVMEVEVKGEIQKIEQSDSGGKQENQSSQQGGSQGGP; this is encoded by the coding sequence ATGAAACAGCCGTTTGGAATGGGTATATTGATAACCTTTGTATTACTGTCTTGTACGTTGTTAACCGGTTGTCCCGGCCCGGAAGCCCAGCCAAAACCGGAAGCCGGGCAAAATATCAGCATCGGCGTCAGTTTGGTTTCTATGGAATTTGACGGCAACCGGAGCATAAAAACCTTTATGCAAGAACGAAGTAAAAAAGAGAAAGTGCAACTGGTGTTCACTGATGCTAAAAACGACCCGGCTCAACAGGAAAAGGATGTGGATAAATTAATTAAACAAAAGGTTAAGGCAATTATCCTGCAAACCGCCGACCCGCTGGCAGGAGCCCAACTGGCTGACAAAATTATGCAAGCCAACATCAAGGTGGTGGGCTTAGAAACCCTGCCCTTTAATGCTCCGCTGGACGGCTATGTGGCCAGTGATCATGTGAGGGCCGGCGAAATGGCAGGACAGTTTGTTCTAAACCAGCTCAATACTCAGAACCAAAGCGGCGGGCAGCAGCAAGGCGGCCAGGGCCAAAGCGGTTCGGGCGGGCAACAGAACAGCCAAAGCGAATCCAATCAGCAGTCGGCCGCCCCAGCCAAAAACAAGGCCAGAGTTTTAATCCTGCAGGGGGATCCCAGTGATAAGCCGTCTCAATTAATTGCCACGGCTGCCCAACAAGTGCTGCAGCAAAGTAAGCAAGTGGCTGAAATTAAAGTGGTCGAACATCCGCAAGGGGACGCAGCCATGGCCCAAATGACGGTGCTCAACGCACTGAAAAGCGGTACGCCGGACGCCATTTTAGCCACCAACGGACCAATGGCACAGGCTGCCGTGTCGGTACTTAGAAGTGAAGGATTAGACAATAAAGTAATTACGGTGGGGGTTGGGGCAGACCGCCAAAATTCCCAAGCACTGGCAGCCGGTCAGCATGATGCGGAAATAGATATCATGCCGGAAATGCTGGCCAATTTCGCCTTGGCGGCTGCTCTGGACCTGGCTGAAAAAGGCGCCTGGAATAATGACAGCCGGGTGCAAAACGGCAATTTTGATATACCTGCTAAAATTGTTCCGGTACGCTTAATTGATAAAAATCAGGTTCACTTATTAGAAGCCCGCTGGGGTAAATTAAAAAAGCAGCAACAGCAGCAAGGACAGCAAGACAGCCAACAAGCAAGCCCGGGCGGCCAACAGTCATCCTCAGGTCAGTCGTCAGGCAGCTCCGGCCAGGAGGGTCAACAAGAAAAGAAAACCAAATTAAAAATAGTCACCCAGGATGGAAAAGTTATGGAAGTAGAGGTTAAAGGAGAAATTCAAAAAATTGAACAATCGGACAGCGGTGGCAAACAGGAAAACCAATCATCTCAACAAGGCGGCAGTCAGGGCGGTCCATAG
- the phnD gene encoding phosphate/phosphite/phosphonate ABC transporter substrate-binding protein, translated as MLKKSCWFILFLFIAVAVAGCGSRTRYIDFTQREAHEQPDQAALNSSRPLRIALASVISPKDTIVYYRQLANYLSAKLNRPVALIQRRTYEEVNMLLSNGEVDIAFASTGSYCSYRGITEIEILAMVEFQGNSEYKALVIVPADSQATRIEDLAGKTFAFTDPLSNSGRMIILKYLLDNRKDPAAFFKRYVYTYNHDKSLWAVANKLVDGASIDSMIYEYARMKNPQEVERVKIIASFGSFPTGPVVIRKNLDPLLKTRIRQVFFELHHERALQPTLNGLLINRFVNPQPELYEPLIKIYNRAG; from the coding sequence ATGCTGAAAAAATCCTGCTGGTTTATTTTGTTCTTGTTTATCGCAGTTGCTGTAGCCGGTTGCGGCTCCCGGACAAGGTATATTGATTTTACCCAGAGGGAGGCGCATGAACAGCCGGACCAGGCGGCATTAAACTCGTCCAGGCCGTTGCGTATAGCGCTGGCTTCGGTAATTTCACCCAAAGATACCATTGTTTATTACCGTCAGTTAGCCAATTATTTAAGTGCAAAGTTAAACAGGCCGGTGGCGTTAATTCAAAGAAGGACTTACGAAGAAGTTAATATGCTGTTGTCCAACGGCGAGGTGGACATTGCCTTTGCTTCTACCGGCTCTTACTGCTCTTACCGGGGCATCACCGAAATTGAAATACTGGCCATGGTAGAGTTTCAAGGCAACAGTGAGTATAAAGCACTGGTTATTGTGCCCGCCGACAGCCAGGCAACCAGGATTGAAGATTTAGCAGGAAAAACATTTGCTTTTACCGACCCATTGAGCAACTCAGGCCGCATGATTATTCTCAAGTACTTATTGGACAATCGTAAAGATCCCGCCGCCTTTTTTAAACGTTACGTTTACACCTATAACCATGACAAGTCTTTGTGGGCAGTGGCCAATAAACTGGTGGACGGGGCTTCAATAGACAGTATGATTTATGAGTATGCCCGCATGAAAAATCCCCAGGAGGTTGAAAGAGTCAAAATAATTGCCAGCTTTGGGTCGTTTCCCACCGGACCGGTGGTTATCCGCAAAAACCTTGACCCGCTGCTTAAGACCCGGATCAGGCAAGTATTTTTTGAGCTGCACCATGAGCGTGCTTTGCAGCCAACTCTTAACGGCTTGCTGATAAACCGTTTTGTCAATCCCCAACCGGAGTTATATGAGCCGTTAATTAAAATTTATAACCGGGCAGGTTAG